The Zobellia alginiliquefaciens genome contains a region encoding:
- a CDS encoding SusC/RagA family TonB-linked outer membrane protein — MTTEKNYRSNLKYVAGLLGILTFLISGTCTKLYAATGSSSIPDITDVQDMTISGTVIGAEDGLPIPGANVIVKGTNTGTTADFDGNYSINVPSTNSILVFSSIGFASQEITVGNNTTINVSLVTDVAALDEVIVVGFGTQKKATLTGSVTQVKGEDIMKGKGTSNAALALQGEVPGVVVTRTSSRPGNEGTNIKIRGDISVNNIGPLILLDGLEIPEWQLATLNANDIESYSVLKDGAAAIYGTKAAGGVILVTTKKGKQGKIKVNYKGETQMNIPHDFPTANLQEWAQLWLQAGDNDGISYVDTDGVTQQAASNYRFFTREELVSIGDGTLPMAPDSYFWLGKDHRFEDINQFDAIYGSTLSQRHDLSVSGGSENATYRSSIGYANERSPISFVYDGAKKYNFRTNLTYDISDMFKTELIVSYDNRLVDEPTQGVGHGVQDMYLFPLYNPQGQYYDIFGANNLLAKLDEGGRIKNKEEIFRLGGVITINLDKYVKGLSFKYNGNFSSRNGRKTERTTSVTMYDWEGNVSFTPTTLLTSGVKIYQTEIMFQNHVMQANYNRSFGKHNIGLLLGMTSEEEQVYRYFQSRSNMASDELDDINTGDVTTQVNGGSPKDANGNTFNSGSNAVGLVSYIGKINYDYDGIYLLEALGRRDGSSRLHPDYRWKNFFSASGGIRLSEMEFMKDGFFNNLKLRASYGETGSVTGIGAYDYISNITAGTTIFGATPALANTARIASLTSTERTWERVATTNYGVDFSVFNSRLSGSAEYFNRKNNDMLIPITYPQVLGASAPKTNSGDFETNGWEVSLNWRDQIGDLKYNIGVMVWDSKSEVTRMEGATAINIGVNKSSGTDANIIEGKPLNAIYTYKTDGYLQTEDQVLNYYNQYGFVDPENQLEMKAGTVLPNYRSADRLVPGTVNRIDVNEDGIINQDDLVYFGDANPHKSYGINLGLEYKGFDFSAFFQGVGEQNIVREGALAYPFSSWWTNQNSAFLDTTWTADNPNADYPASFYNGQRKNWNYGHTNDINVIKASYLRAKVLTLGYSLPQEVLGQSGFDRVRLSVTGNDLFVISNVKDGMDPEMGSSASQGNTVPYTSTVLLGLEVSF, encoded by the coding sequence ATGACCACTGAAAAAAACTATCGATCCAACTTGAAGTATGTGGCCGGTCTTTTAGGAATCTTAACATTTCTTATTAGCGGCACATGTACTAAACTATATGCCGCTACAGGCAGTAGTAGTATTCCGGACATTACAGATGTTCAAGACATGACCATAAGCGGTACTGTAATAGGTGCAGAAGACGGCCTACCAATCCCCGGGGCCAACGTAATCGTAAAAGGAACCAACACCGGTACCACAGCTGATTTTGACGGGAATTACTCTATCAACGTTCCTTCTACCAATAGTATACTCGTATTCTCTTCCATTGGGTTTGCTTCTCAAGAAATTACCGTTGGTAACAATACTACAATCAATGTTTCACTAGTTACTGATGTTGCTGCTCTAGATGAAGTTATTGTCGTCGGATTCGGAACGCAGAAAAAAGCCACCCTTACCGGTTCTGTAACACAAGTAAAAGGTGAAGATATTATGAAAGGTAAAGGAACCTCAAATGCTGCACTGGCCTTACAAGGTGAAGTACCTGGCGTTGTTGTGACCCGTACCTCTTCTCGGCCAGGTAATGAAGGTACCAACATAAAAATTCGTGGCGACATTTCGGTTAATAATATAGGTCCACTCATCTTATTGGACGGTCTTGAAATACCAGAATGGCAACTTGCTACCTTAAATGCAAATGATATCGAATCTTATTCAGTCTTAAAAGATGGTGCTGCCGCAATATACGGTACCAAAGCTGCAGGTGGTGTTATTTTAGTGACCACTAAAAAGGGTAAACAAGGTAAGATAAAAGTAAATTATAAGGGGGAAACACAAATGAACATTCCTCATGATTTTCCTACTGCCAACCTACAAGAATGGGCCCAGCTATGGCTGCAAGCTGGAGACAATGATGGAATCAGTTATGTAGATACAGATGGTGTAACACAGCAAGCCGCATCTAACTATCGCTTTTTTACTAGAGAAGAGTTAGTTTCAATCGGAGATGGCACATTACCGATGGCCCCTGATTCTTATTTCTGGCTCGGTAAAGACCATAGATTTGAAGACATAAACCAGTTCGATGCCATTTATGGTTCTACCCTTTCTCAACGACATGACCTTTCTGTTTCAGGTGGTAGTGAAAACGCTACGTATAGAAGTTCAATTGGGTATGCAAACGAAAGATCTCCTATATCTTTTGTATACGATGGTGCGAAGAAGTACAATTTTAGAACCAATCTTACCTATGATATAAGTGATATGTTTAAGACAGAACTTATTGTATCTTATGACAATAGGCTAGTAGACGAGCCGACCCAAGGTGTTGGTCATGGGGTTCAAGATATGTACCTCTTCCCTCTTTACAACCCGCAAGGTCAATACTACGATATTTTTGGTGCCAACAATTTACTTGCTAAGCTAGATGAAGGTGGCCGCATTAAGAACAAAGAAGAAATTTTTCGCTTAGGTGGTGTAATCACAATAAATCTAGATAAGTATGTAAAAGGGTTATCTTTTAAATATAATGGTAATTTCAGCTCTCGTAATGGTAGAAAAACTGAAAGAACAACTTCTGTAACCATGTATGACTGGGAAGGCAATGTAAGTTTTACGCCCACCACCTTGTTAACCTCAGGAGTAAAAATTTACCAAACAGAAATTATGTTTCAAAACCATGTAATGCAAGCAAATTACAACAGGTCTTTTGGCAAGCATAATATCGGACTTCTTTTAGGTATGACATCTGAAGAAGAGCAAGTGTATAGATATTTCCAATCACGCTCCAACATGGCCTCAGATGAATTAGACGACATAAATACAGGTGATGTTACTACCCAAGTAAATGGCGGGTCACCCAAAGACGCAAACGGAAACACTTTTAACTCAGGTAGTAATGCAGTCGGACTTGTATCCTACATTGGTAAAATAAACTATGACTACGATGGAATTTATCTTCTAGAGGCTTTAGGGCGCAGAGATGGTTCTTCAAGGCTACACCCCGATTACCGATGGAAAAATTTCTTTAGTGCGTCAGGAGGTATTCGTTTATCAGAAATGGAATTTATGAAAGATGGTTTCTTCAACAACTTAAAGTTACGAGCTTCTTATGGTGAAACAGGTTCCGTTACGGGCATAGGCGCTTATGACTATATTTCAAATATAACCGCAGGTACCACAATTTTTGGGGCTACACCAGCTTTAGCCAATACCGCAAGAATTGCCTCGCTTACCTCTACTGAAAGAACTTGGGAGCGTGTTGCCACTACCAACTATGGTGTTGATTTTTCAGTATTCAATAGCCGTTTAAGTGGTTCCGCTGAATATTTTAACAGGAAGAATAATGACATGTTAATTCCTATAACCTATCCACAAGTTCTAGGAGCTTCTGCACCTAAAACCAATAGTGGTGATTTTGAAACCAATGGTTGGGAAGTTTCTCTAAACTGGCGTGATCAAATTGGAGATTTAAAATACAACATAGGAGTTATGGTCTGGGACAGTAAAAGCGAGGTTACCCGTATGGAAGGCGCCACAGCTATTAATATAGGGGTTAACAAATCCAGTGGAACAGATGCTAATATTATTGAAGGTAAACCTCTAAATGCCATTTACACCTATAAAACAGATGGTTATTTACAAACTGAAGACCAAGTTTTAAACTATTACAACCAATATGGTTTTGTAGACCCTGAAAATCAGTTAGAGATGAAAGCCGGTACAGTTCTGCCTAATTACAGAAGTGCAGACCGTTTAGTACCAGGTACCGTAAACCGTATTGATGTTAATGAGGATGGTATAATTAACCAAGATGACCTCGTATATTTTGGTGATGCCAACCCTCATAAAAGTTATGGAATTAACCTTGGCCTAGAATACAAAGGGTTCGATTTCAGTGCATTCTTTCAAGGTGTAGGAGAGCAAAACATTGTTAGAGAAGGAGCTTTGGCTTATCCTTTTAGTAGTTGGTGGACAAACCAAAATTCTGCTTTCTTAGACACCACGTGGACCGCAGACAACCCGAACGCAGATTACCCTGCGAGTTTTTATAATGGTCAAAGAAAAAACTGGAACTACGGCCACACCAACGATATAAATGTTATAAAAGCCTCATACTTAAGAGCCAAAGTGTTGACTTTGGGTTATTCTTTACCTCAAGAAGTTTTAGGGCAGTCAGGGTTTGATAGAGTACGCCTCTCGGTAACCGGAAACGACCTATTCGTAATTTCAAATGTAAAAGATGGCATGGACCCGGAAATGGGCAGTAGTGCCAGTCAAGGTAATACCGTGCCTTATACATCGACTGTTTTATTAGGTCTTGAAGTATCTTTCTAA